One Brevibacillus choshinensis genomic window carries:
- the icmF gene encoding fused isobutyryl-CoA mutase/GTPase IcmF — METEVYRPQNKVRFVTAASLYDGHDASINIMRRILQSSGVEVIHLGHNRSVDDIVTAAIQEDVQGIAISSYQGGHVEYFKYMIDLLKERGAEHIRVFGGGGGVIVPREIRELEEYGVCKIYSPDDGRHFGLQGMINDMIRQSDFPTVKQLGDEVQALREQNHQAVARLISVAEYAVDQPQWVEPIKNSVPEPQATIPVLGITGTGGAGKSSLTDELVRRFIRTYSDKTIAILSVDPSKQKSGGALLGDRIRMNANNTPRVYMRSLATRKSGMELSAALEDAIRVARAAHFDLIIVETSGIGQGDAQVTDVCDVSMYVMTSEFGAPSQLEKIDMLDFADVIAINKFERKGSEDALREVRKQYRRNHQQFDLPDEKVPVYGTIASQFNDPGTNVLFAALMHKIVEKTEVDWPVDQLDTTPVKIHKTSLIPTERINYLQDIANTVRKYRQFTDEQSAIARKLFQLHGAKETLLASGEDSAQEVAAVLMKQIELFEEKLHPECKRILTQWPKLKASYKQDQFVTKIRDKEIVTKLFSESLSGTRISKVAVPEYEDWGEILKWSLKENVPGEFPYTAGVFPFKREGEDPKRQFAGEGTPERTNRRFHFLSQNDDAKRLSTAFDSVTLYGEDPDYRPDIYGKIGTSGVSICTLDDMKKLYAGFDLCAPSTSVSMTINGPAPMILAMFMNTAIEQQMEAFVQREGRQPSAEESEKIKAYTLSTVRGTVQADILKEDQGQNTCIFSTEFALRMMGDIQQYFIDHKVRNYYSVSISGYHIAEAGANPITQLAFTLSNGFTYVEYYLSRGMNIDDFAPNLSFFFSNGLDPEYTVIGRVARRIWATVMKNRYGANERSQKLKYHIQTSGRSLHAQEMDFNDIRTTLQALVAIYDNCNSLHTNAYDEAITTPTENSVRRAMAIQMIINKELGLAKNENPLQGAFIIDELTDLVEEAVMQEFERISSRGGVLGAMETQYQRGKIQDESMYYEMKKHTGELPIIGVNTFINPNSSEEDYEIELARATEEEKVQQIQNLRAFQERNRDSAAAALRRLQEVATSGGNIFAELMETVKVASLGQISAALYEVGGQYRRNM, encoded by the coding sequence ATGGAAACAGAAGTGTATCGTCCGCAAAACAAAGTTCGCTTTGTGACCGCTGCAAGCCTGTACGATGGTCACGATGCCTCGATCAATATCATGCGTCGTATTTTGCAATCTTCAGGAGTGGAAGTGATCCATCTGGGCCACAACCGTTCTGTTGACGATATTGTTACCGCTGCGATTCAGGAGGATGTGCAGGGGATTGCCATCAGCTCCTACCAAGGCGGTCATGTGGAATATTTCAAGTACATGATTGATCTGTTGAAAGAGCGGGGAGCAGAGCATATCCGCGTTTTTGGGGGCGGGGGCGGAGTCATCGTTCCACGCGAGATTCGAGAGCTGGAGGAATATGGGGTCTGTAAAATTTACTCGCCAGATGACGGTCGTCATTTCGGGTTGCAGGGCATGATCAATGACATGATCCGACAATCCGATTTTCCGACGGTCAAGCAGCTGGGTGATGAAGTGCAGGCACTCCGGGAACAAAACCATCAGGCGGTCGCTCGGTTGATTTCCGTAGCCGAGTATGCCGTCGATCAGCCACAGTGGGTAGAACCGATAAAAAACAGCGTGCCGGAGCCTCAAGCTACGATACCGGTGCTCGGGATTACCGGTACGGGTGGAGCAGGGAAAAGCTCCCTGACTGATGAGCTGGTACGCCGTTTCATTCGCACCTATTCAGATAAAACGATCGCCATTTTATCCGTCGATCCGTCCAAGCAAAAATCCGGCGGAGCGCTGCTTGGCGACCGCATCCGGATGAATGCCAACAACACGCCGCGTGTCTACATGCGTAGTCTGGCTACGCGAAAATCCGGAATGGAGTTGTCTGCTGCGCTGGAGGACGCGATTCGTGTCGCACGTGCAGCGCATTTTGATTTGATCATTGTGGAAACGAGCGGGATTGGCCAAGGTGATGCGCAGGTCACTGACGTGTGCGACGTGTCCATGTACGTGATGACCAGTGAGTTCGGGGCGCCATCTCAGCTGGAGAAAATCGACATGCTGGACTTTGCCGACGTGATTGCGATCAACAAGTTTGAGCGCAAAGGCTCCGAGGATGCCCTGCGTGAAGTTCGGAAGCAGTACCGTCGCAACCACCAGCAATTTGATCTGCCCGATGAGAAAGTCCCTGTGTACGGTACGATTGCCAGCCAGTTCAACGATCCCGGGACCAATGTCTTGTTTGCTGCCTTGATGCACAAGATCGTGGAAAAGACCGAAGTAGATTGGCCCGTCGATCAGCTGGATACCACTCCTGTCAAAATTCATAAGACTTCGTTGATTCCGACAGAGAGAATCAACTATTTGCAAGACATCGCCAATACCGTTCGCAAATATCGCCAATTTACAGACGAACAATCGGCAATTGCGAGGAAGCTGTTCCAGCTGCACGGTGCCAAAGAAACACTGCTTGCCTCTGGGGAGGATTCCGCGCAGGAAGTAGCAGCCGTACTGATGAAGCAGATCGAGCTGTTCGAAGAGAAGCTCCACCCGGAATGCAAACGCATCCTCACACAGTGGCCGAAGCTGAAGGCATCTTACAAACAAGACCAATTCGTAACGAAAATCCGCGACAAGGAGATCGTGACGAAGCTGTTCAGCGAGTCGCTGTCCGGTACGCGCATTTCGAAAGTAGCTGTGCCTGAGTACGAGGATTGGGGCGAGATTTTGAAATGGTCGCTCAAAGAAAACGTACCGGGTGAGTTCCCGTACACGGCAGGGGTGTTCCCGTTCAAGCGGGAGGGAGAAGATCCTAAGCGCCAGTTCGCAGGAGAGGGCACGCCAGAGCGGACCAACAGACGCTTCCACTTCCTGTCCCAAAATGACGATGCGAAAAGGCTCAGCACCGCGTTTGACTCCGTCACCTTGTACGGGGAAGACCCTGATTACCGCCCGGATATTTACGGAAAAATCGGAACGAGTGGTGTGAGCATTTGTACGCTCGACGACATGAAGAAGCTGTATGCGGGCTTTGACCTGTGCGCGCCAAGCACGTCTGTGTCGATGACGATCAACGGTCCGGCTCCGATGATTTTGGCGATGTTCATGAATACGGCGATTGAGCAGCAGATGGAGGCATTTGTACAGCGGGAAGGTCGCCAGCCATCCGCAGAGGAGAGCGAAAAGATCAAGGCGTATACGCTCTCCACTGTCCGCGGTACGGTGCAGGCGGACATTCTCAAGGAAGACCAGGGACAAAACACCTGCATTTTCTCCACGGAATTTGCATTGCGGATGATGGGAGATATCCAGCAGTATTTCATCGATCACAAAGTGCGTAACTACTATTCCGTCTCCATTTCCGGCTATCACATCGCGGAGGCAGGGGCGAACCCGATCACCCAGCTGGCGTTTACCTTGTCCAATGGCTTTACGTATGTGGAATACTATTTGAGCCGTGGCATGAACATTGACGACTTTGCACCGAATTTGTCGTTCTTCTTCTCCAACGGTCTCGACCCGGAGTACACCGTAATTGGGCGGGTAGCGCGACGCATCTGGGCTACCGTGATGAAAAACCGCTATGGCGCCAATGAGCGCAGCCAAAAGCTGAAATACCATATCCAGACCTCTGGAAGATCCTTGCATGCGCAAGAGATGGACTTCAATGACATCAGGACCACCCTGCAGGCTTTGGTCGCGATCTACGACAACTGCAATTCCCTGCACACCAATGCGTATGATGAAGCCATCACGACACCGACGGAAAACTCGGTTCGACGCGCCATGGCCATTCAGATGATCATCAATAAAGAGCTCGGACTGGCGAAAAACGAAAATCCGCTGCAAGGTGCGTTCATCATCGACGAGCTGACCGATCTGGTCGAAGAAGCCGTCATGCAGGAGTTTGAGCGAATCAGCTCTCGCGGCGGCGTTCTAGGCGCGATGGAGACGCAATACCAGCGCGGTAAGATCCAGGATGAGTCGATGTACTACGAAATGAAAAAGCATACGGGGGAGCTGCCTATTATCGGCGTCAACACCTTCATCAACCCAAATTCGTCCGAGGAAGACTACGAGATCGAGCTGGCACGTGCGACGGAAGAGGAGAAGGTGCAGCAGATCCAAAATCTGCGTGCTTTCCAGGAAAGAAATCGAGACAGCGCTGCAGCCGCTCTGCGCCGCTTGCAGGAGGTTGCCACTTCTGGGGGCAATATCTTTGCCGAGCTGATGGAAACGGTGAAGGTAGCCTCTCTGGGGCAGATCAGCGCGGCTCTGTATGAAGTAGGCGGACAATATCGCCGCAACATGTAA
- a CDS encoding TetR/AcrR family transcriptional regulator codes for MSEKRKSIPSLVKDPKLIEKRREQIIEAAVNLFINKGFHKTTTREIARASGFSIGTLYEYIESKEDVLYLVCDAIHAEMESRLREAINFNGTGLKILKLALKSFIRVMDQMSDRVLLIYQESKSLPKETLRFVLGREEEIAQVFVEIIRKGIADGSLRLDEKHVKLMADNIMVLGEMWVFRRWALHKHYTLEEFTEKQIALLLREISVSD; via the coding sequence GTGTCCGAGAAAAGAAAAAGCATTCCTTCCCTGGTGAAGGACCCCAAGCTCATCGAAAAGCGACGGGAGCAGATTATTGAAGCGGCAGTGAATCTGTTTATTAACAAGGGCTTTCATAAAACAACGACCAGGGAGATCGCCCGTGCCTCTGGCTTTAGCATCGGTACGTTGTATGAGTATATCGAATCGAAGGAAGACGTATTGTACCTCGTCTGCGACGCGATCCATGCGGAAATGGAGAGCCGTCTGCGCGAGGCTATCAATTTTAACGGGACGGGTCTCAAAATTTTAAAGCTGGCGCTCAAGAGCTTCATTCGCGTGATGGACCAAATGAGCGATCGCGTATTGCTCATTTATCAAGAGTCGAAGTCGCTTCCGAAAGAAACGCTTCGCTTTGTTCTGGGGCGCGAGGAGGAAATTGCGCAGGTTTTCGTGGAAATCATTCGCAAAGGAATCGCCGACGGCTCCCTCCGCCTGGACGAAAAGCACGTCAAGCTCATGGCTGACAACATCATGGTGCTCGGCGAGATGTGGGTATTCCGTCGTTGGGCTTTGCACAAGCACTATACGTTGGAGGAGTTCACCGAGAAGCAGATAGCGTTGCTGCTGCGCGAAATCAGTGTCTCCGACTAA
- a CDS encoding acyl-CoA dehydrogenase translates to MNFQLTEEHEMLRKMIRDFAENQVAPTAAERDEEERFDRSIFEQMAELGLTGIPWSEKYGGAGADYLSYVIAVEELSRVDASIGVTLSAHVSLASWPLYKFGTEEQKQKFLRPLAEGKKMGAYCLTEPGSGSDSAGMRTTAVRDGDHYILNGSKIFITNAGEAEIYIVFAVTNPERGHKGITAFIVEKGMDGFTMGKKEKKLGIRSSPTLAVNFEDVRVPVENMLGQEGEGFKIAMMTLDGGRNGIAAQALGIAQGAYEHARNYAKERSQFGKPIASLQAIQFKLADMATKIEASRLLTYQAAWLEDQGLPYGKASAMSKVFAGDTAMEVTIEAVQVFGGYGYTREYPVERFMRDAKITQIYEGTNEIQRVVISNFLLKE, encoded by the coding sequence ATGAATTTCCAACTGACTGAAGAACATGAGATGCTGCGAAAAATGATCCGTGACTTTGCTGAGAACCAAGTGGCTCCGACGGCAGCGGAACGCGATGAAGAGGAACGCTTTGACCGTTCTATTTTTGAACAGATGGCAGAGCTCGGTTTGACAGGAATCCCGTGGTCGGAAAAGTACGGAGGGGCAGGAGCCGATTACTTGAGCTATGTGATCGCGGTTGAAGAGCTTTCCCGCGTAGATGCATCTATCGGCGTGACCTTGTCCGCACATGTTTCTCTGGCGAGCTGGCCGCTCTACAAGTTTGGTACGGAGGAGCAGAAGCAAAAGTTTTTGCGTCCTCTGGCGGAAGGCAAGAAAATGGGAGCTTACTGCCTCACAGAACCGGGTTCGGGCTCTGATTCGGCAGGCATGCGCACCACGGCTGTCCGCGACGGCGACCATTACATTTTGAATGGAAGCAAAATCTTCATCACGAATGCGGGTGAAGCGGAGATTTACATCGTTTTCGCCGTGACGAATCCAGAGCGGGGGCACAAGGGCATCACCGCCTTTATCGTAGAAAAAGGCATGGACGGCTTTACGATGGGGAAAAAGGAGAAGAAGCTGGGTATTCGTTCCTCGCCTACTCTCGCCGTCAACTTTGAGGATGTCCGTGTACCGGTTGAAAACATGCTGGGCCAGGAGGGCGAGGGCTTCAAAATTGCGATGATGACGCTGGATGGCGGACGCAACGGGATCGCGGCACAAGCTCTGGGGATCGCTCAGGGCGCTTACGAGCACGCGCGTAACTATGCAAAGGAGCGCAGCCAATTCGGTAAGCCGATTGCTTCCTTGCAAGCGATTCAATTCAAGCTCGCAGACATGGCGACCAAAATCGAAGCTTCCCGTTTGCTCACGTATCAGGCTGCATGGCTGGAGGATCAAGGCCTGCCGTACGGAAAAGCATCTGCGATGTCCAAAGTATTTGCGGGTGATACCGCGATGGAAGTCACGATCGAAGCCGTGCAAGTATTCGGCGGATACGGTTACACGCGTGAGTATCCGGTAGAGCGATTCATGCGCGATGCGAAAATCACGCAGATCTATGAAGGCACCAATGAAATTCAGCGCGTAGTCATCAGCAACTTCCTGCTGAAAGAATAG
- a CDS encoding acyl-CoA dehydrogenase yields MDLRLNEEHEMMRRMVRDFAQKEIAPFVPVMEETDQFPRHILKKMGEMGLMGIPVAEEWGGAGADFLSYIIAIHEISKVSATVGVILSVHTSVGTNPILYFGTDEQKKKYVTKLAAGEYLGAFALTEPHAGSDASSIRTSAVRQGDAYILNGNKVFITNGGEADTYITFAVTDPSKGTRGISAFIVEKDTPGFTVGKKEKKMGLHGSYTTELVFDNAHVPAENLLGQEGEGFTIAMANLDTGRIGIAAQALGIAEAAVQYATDYAKERKQFGKAIAGQQAVAFKLADMATAAEAARLLVYQAASLRNQGKACGMEASMAKRFASDAAMQLATEAVQVFGGYGYTREYPVERLFRDAKVTQIYEGTNEIQRIVIAKHLLAD; encoded by the coding sequence ATGGATCTTCGACTGAACGAAGAGCACGAAATGATGCGCCGCATGGTTCGTGATTTTGCCCAAAAGGAGATTGCACCGTTTGTTCCTGTCATGGAAGAGACGGATCAGTTTCCGCGCCATATTTTGAAAAAGATGGGCGAGATGGGGCTGATGGGGATTCCTGTGGCAGAAGAGTGGGGCGGTGCGGGTGCCGACTTCCTCTCTTATATTATCGCGATTCATGAGATCTCCAAGGTGAGCGCGACAGTAGGTGTCATCCTATCCGTCCATACCTCGGTCGGCACGAATCCGATTCTGTACTTCGGAACCGATGAGCAAAAGAAAAAGTACGTCACGAAGCTGGCAGCCGGCGAGTACTTGGGAGCGTTTGCGTTGACTGAGCCGCATGCGGGATCAGATGCCAGCAGCATTCGTACTTCCGCCGTTCGCCAAGGTGACGCGTACATTTTAAATGGAAACAAAGTGTTTATTACCAACGGGGGGGAAGCGGATACGTACATCACGTTTGCGGTGACGGATCCCTCCAAAGGGACGAGAGGAATTTCCGCCTTTATCGTGGAAAAGGATACCCCAGGATTCACCGTTGGGAAAAAGGAAAAGAAAATGGGGCTGCACGGCTCCTATACGACTGAGCTGGTGTTTGACAACGCACACGTCCCTGCCGAGAATTTGCTCGGGCAAGAAGGAGAGGGCTTCACGATCGCCATGGCGAACCTGGATACCGGTCGGATTGGAATTGCCGCGCAAGCTTTGGGGATTGCTGAAGCTGCCGTGCAATATGCCACGGACTACGCCAAGGAGCGCAAGCAATTCGGAAAAGCAATCGCAGGACAACAGGCAGTGGCTTTCAAGCTTGCTGACATGGCGACTGCAGCGGAAGCAGCGAGATTGCTGGTGTACCAGGCAGCATCCTTGCGCAACCAGGGGAAAGCGTGCGGGATGGAAGCATCCATGGCCAAACGGTTTGCCTCTGATGCAGCGATGCAGCTCGCGACTGAAGCCGTCCAAGTATTCGGCGGCTATGGTTACACGCGTGAATATCCGGTAGAGCGGCTGTTCCGCGATGCCAAGGTCACGCAAATCTATGAAGGCACCAATGAAATTCAACGTATCGTGATCGCCAAGCATTTGCTTGCTGACTAA
- a CDS encoding 3-hydroxybutyryl-CoA dehydrogenase produces the protein MNVQTMMVIGAGQMGSGIAQVAAAAGFRVYLNDIKQEFVERGLATITKNLNRSVEKGTITEEEKQAVLSRLVLSTDLADAKDADFVVEAVTENMAVKTQIFTKLDEVCPPHTVLASNTSSLPITEIAAVTKRPEKVIGMHFMNPVPVMKLVEIIRGLQTSDEVYQLTEDLAKQMKKVPVSVNDFPGFVSNRVLMPMINEAIYCVYEGVATPEAIDEVMKLGMNHPMGPLTLADFIGLDTCLYIMEVLHEGFGDSKYRPCPLLRKYVKAGWLGKKSGRGFYVYN, from the coding sequence ATGAACGTACAAACGATGATGGTGATTGGCGCGGGACAAATGGGAAGCGGGATCGCGCAAGTAGCGGCCGCGGCAGGTTTTCGCGTCTATCTGAACGATATCAAGCAAGAATTTGTAGAGCGCGGTCTGGCGACGATTACGAAAAACCTGAACCGCAGCGTGGAAAAAGGCACAATCACGGAAGAGGAAAAGCAAGCGGTGCTGTCTCGTCTGGTATTATCGACGGATTTGGCGGACGCAAAGGACGCAGACTTTGTCGTCGAAGCCGTAACGGAAAATATGGCTGTCAAAACACAAATTTTCACCAAGCTCGATGAAGTTTGCCCGCCTCATACAGTCTTGGCGAGCAACACCTCCTCCCTGCCGATCACCGAAATTGCCGCTGTCACCAAGCGTCCGGAGAAAGTCATCGGGATGCACTTCATGAATCCCGTGCCGGTCATGAAGCTGGTGGAGATCATTCGCGGACTGCAGACCTCCGATGAGGTGTACCAGTTGACAGAGGATCTGGCCAAGCAAATGAAAAAAGTGCCGGTCAGCGTCAATGACTTCCCGGGCTTTGTCTCCAATCGCGTGCTGATGCCGATGATCAACGAAGCCATCTATTGCGTATACGAAGGAGTAGCGACTCCAGAGGCGATCGACGAAGTGATGAAGCTGGGGATGAATCATCCGATGGGGCCGCTGACTCTCGCTGATTTTATCGGACTGGATACATGCCTGTACATTATGGAAGTCCTGCATGAAGGGTTCGGCGATTCCAAATACCGTCCTTGCCCGCTGCTTCGCAAATATGTAAAAGCAGGCTGGCTCGGCAAGAAATCCGGTCGTGGTTTCTACGTTTACAACTGA
- a CDS encoding acetyl-CoA C-acetyltransferase gives MKTVIVGAARTPFGKFGGALKALSAVDLGAVVIKEALHRSGISGEQVDEVIMGMVVQAGAGQVPSRQAARKAGLPWDVASETINKVCASGMRAVTMGDQIIRAGDAEIIVAGGMESMSNVPYALPDARYGMRMGDATVRDLMMYDGLTCPFDQVPMAVHGSNVADEYGIDREAQDQWALRSQQRASQAIEKGLYADEIVPVSIPQKKGEPLLISQDEGPRPDTTLEGLAKLPPVYKKDGTITAGNAPGINDGAAAMVLMSDAKAAELGIEPLATILGHAEVGAEAPYIATTPGLAIQKLLKKTGVALEDIDLFEVNEAFAAVTLTSGRIVGWDEEKVNVNGGAIALGHPIGASGARIIMHLAYELKRRGGGLGIAAICSGAAQGDAVLIKVE, from the coding sequence ATGAAGACAGTGATTGTAGGGGCAGCGCGTACCCCTTTCGGCAAATTTGGCGGAGCTTTGAAAGCGTTGTCTGCGGTCGACCTCGGGGCAGTAGTCATAAAAGAGGCATTACATCGGTCCGGGATCTCCGGTGAGCAGGTGGATGAGGTCATTATGGGCATGGTCGTTCAGGCCGGAGCTGGCCAGGTTCCATCGCGTCAGGCAGCACGCAAAGCAGGATTGCCGTGGGATGTGGCGAGCGAAACGATCAATAAGGTGTGCGCTTCGGGAATGCGTGCCGTGACGATGGGCGATCAGATCATCCGTGCAGGGGATGCAGAGATCATCGTAGCAGGCGGGATGGAGAGCATGAGCAACGTTCCTTATGCCTTGCCTGATGCTCGTTATGGCATGCGCATGGGAGATGCGACGGTCCGTGACCTGATGATGTACGACGGTCTTACTTGTCCGTTTGACCAGGTGCCGATGGCTGTTCACGGCAGCAACGTAGCGGACGAGTACGGAATCGATCGGGAGGCGCAGGATCAGTGGGCGCTGCGCAGCCAGCAGCGTGCGTCGCAGGCCATCGAAAAGGGTCTTTATGCGGATGAGATCGTGCCCGTGTCCATTCCCCAGAAAAAAGGAGAGCCTCTCCTGATCAGCCAGGACGAGGGGCCCAGGCCGGATACCACCCTGGAAGGCTTGGCGAAGCTTCCGCCAGTGTATAAAAAGGACGGGACAATCACTGCGGGCAATGCTCCGGGAATCAACGATGGTGCTGCTGCCATGGTGCTGATGTCGGATGCCAAAGCTGCGGAGCTGGGGATAGAGCCGCTGGCGACTATTCTGGGTCACGCTGAAGTGGGAGCAGAGGCTCCCTACATTGCAACCACGCCGGGGCTTGCGATCCAAAAGCTGCTGAAGAAGACAGGCGTAGCTCTGGAAGACATCGACCTGTTTGAAGTGAACGAAGCGTTCGCAGCTGTTACGCTGACGAGCGGAAGAATCGTGGGCTGGGACGAGGAAAAAGTGAATGTCAACGGCGGAGCGATCGCACTCGGTCATCCGATCGGAGCCAGCGGTGCACGGATCATCATGCATCTGGCCTACGAGCTGAAACGCCGGGGCGGTGGACTTGGAATCGCGGCGATCTGCAGCGGTGCCGCACAAGGTGACGCCGTATTGATTAAAGTGGAGTAG
- a CDS encoding heterodisulfide reductase-related iron-sulfur binding cluster translates to MLALINLIAFFLVLAYGLYLAGHVVYSRYLFIKLGKKPDVKDDFGARINLLLDNVIFHKKLLKDKKSGIMHVVMFYGFIILQFGAIELVIKGLSKGFELPFGSAHKYFSLMQEITTFLILAAVGYAFYRRYIEKLKRLKRGFKSGIVLLLISSLMASVLLSLASEQLWLGHEPSGFAPISSVIAMILSAIGVGQTGGAVLFYIFWWAHLIILLGFAVYVPQSKHAHLLFAPVNVWFKKLDPPGKLASINFEDETQEVFGVGKIEDFTQTQLIDLYACVECGRCTNMCPASGTGKMLSPMELITKMRDHLTEKGAAVTSRTPWMPSFAFADTKANQIAMQASEVAATSEGATAVYEKNLIGDVITEQELWACTTCRNCEDQCPVMNEHVEKIIDMRRYLVMTEGSMPAEAQRALNNIERQGNPWGINRKDRMKWIEGLNGEYEVPTVKQVEEFEYLFWVGSMGSFDLRSQKISQAFVKLMHEAGVKFAVLGNEEKNSGDTARRIGNEFLFQQLAQENIALFEGYEVKKIVTCDPHAFNTFKNEYPEFGLQAEVYHHSELLAQWVKEGRLKPTKEVKERITYHDSCYLGRYNEIYDKPRVILEAIPGVEVLEMKRSGCDSMCCGAGGGLMWMEEHEGSRVNVARTEQALEVNPTAIASACPYCLTMMNDGVKTKEKEDEVKTRDVAEILADAI, encoded by the coding sequence ATGCTGGCACTCATTAACCTGATCGCCTTTTTCCTGGTGCTCGCCTACGGACTGTACTTGGCCGGACATGTCGTCTACAGCAGGTATTTGTTCATCAAGCTCGGCAAAAAGCCGGATGTGAAAGATGACTTTGGCGCACGAATCAATCTGCTGCTGGACAACGTCATTTTTCACAAGAAGCTCTTGAAGGACAAAAAGAGCGGCATCATGCACGTCGTTATGTTTTACGGCTTCATTATTTTGCAGTTCGGTGCGATCGAGTTGGTGATCAAAGGACTGTCAAAAGGCTTTGAGCTTCCTTTTGGCAGCGCTCACAAATACTTCAGCTTGATGCAAGAGATTACCACGTTCCTCATTCTGGCAGCGGTAGGCTACGCGTTTTATCGCCGGTATATCGAAAAGCTGAAGCGTCTGAAGCGCGGCTTTAAATCAGGGATCGTTCTGCTGCTGATTTCCTCGCTGATGGCTTCGGTTCTACTCTCTCTCGCATCTGAGCAGCTCTGGCTGGGTCATGAGCCGTCCGGATTCGCTCCGATTTCATCCGTGATCGCGATGATCTTATCTGCCATTGGAGTGGGCCAGACGGGGGGAGCTGTGCTCTTCTACATTTTCTGGTGGGCGCACCTGATCATCCTGCTCGGCTTTGCGGTCTACGTGCCGCAGTCCAAGCATGCTCACTTGCTGTTTGCGCCGGTGAATGTCTGGTTCAAAAAGCTGGACCCGCCTGGCAAGCTTGCGAGCATCAACTTTGAAGACGAGACCCAGGAGGTTTTCGGGGTCGGCAAGATCGAGGATTTTACGCAAACGCAATTGATCGACCTGTACGCCTGTGTGGAGTGCGGTCGCTGCACGAATATGTGTCCAGCCTCTGGTACCGGCAAAATGCTGTCACCGATGGAGCTAATCACCAAAATGCGTGACCACCTGACGGAAAAAGGGGCAGCCGTGACATCCCGCACGCCGTGGATGCCGAGCTTCGCGTTTGCTGACACGAAAGCGAATCAAATTGCCATGCAGGCTTCCGAAGTGGCAGCGACCTCTGAGGGTGCTACTGCCGTATATGAGAAGAATCTGATTGGCGATGTCATCACGGAGCAAGAGCTGTGGGCTTGCACCACCTGCCGCAACTGCGAAGACCAGTGCCCGGTCATGAACGAACACGTGGAAAAAATTATCGATATGCGCCGTTATCTCGTCATGACAGAAGGCAGCATGCCAGCGGAAGCCCAGCGCGCCCTGAACAATATTGAGCGCCAAGGCAACCCATGGGGGATCAACCGCAAAGACCGCATGAAGTGGATCGAGGGCTTGAATGGCGAATACGAGGTTCCGACAGTCAAACAGGTCGAGGAATTCGAGTACCTGTTCTGGGTTGGTTCCATGGGATCCTTTGACCTGCGCAGCCAAAAAATCTCCCAAGCCTTTGTCAAGCTGATGCACGAGGCGGGAGTGAAATTCGCGGTTCTCGGCAACGAGGAGAAAAACTCCGGCGACACGGCGCGACGCATCGGGAACGAGTTCTTGTTCCAGCAGCTAGCGCAGGAAAACATCGCCCTATTTGAAGGGTACGAAGTGAAGAAAATCGTAACGTGTGACCCGCACGCGTTCAATACGTTTAAAAATGAGTATCCGGAGTTCGGGCTGCAGGCAGAAGTCTACCATCACTCTGAGCTGCTGGCACAGTGGGTGAAAGAAGGACGCCTGAAACCGACCAAGGAAGTGAAAGAACGCATCACGTACCACGATTCCTGCTATTTGGGACGCTACAACGAGATTTACGACAAACCACGCGTCATTCTGGAAGCCATTCCAGGCGTGGAAGTGCTGGAAATGAAGCGCAGCGGCTGCGACAGCATGTGCTGTGGTGCGGGTGGCGGCTTGATGTGGATGGAGGAGCACGAGGGCTCCCGTGTCAATGTGGCTCGTACCGAGCAAGCTTTGGAAGTGAATCCGACGGCGATCGCCAGCGCATGCCCTTACTGCCTGACGATGATGAACGACGGTGTGAAAACGAAAGAAAAAGAAGACGAAGTCAAAACACGTGACGTAGCGGAGATCCTGGCAGACGCGATCTAA